The proteins below come from a single Synechococcus sp. WH 8101 genomic window:
- the miaA gene encoding tRNA (adenosine(37)-N6)-dimethylallyltransferase MiaA: MPDPQPPLPTDTPLVVVLLGPTASGKTALALELAERLELDVLNVDSRQLYAEMDIGTAKPTPEQRQRVPHHLLDLRRPDHPLTLQEFQAIATPMVEASLAQRGIAFLVGGSGLYLKALTGGLRPPAVPPQPELRAQLNALGQTVCHQLLQQADPTAAARIAPADAMRTQRALEVLYASGHPISSQQGSSPPPWRVLELGLDPADLRQRISRRTQQLYAEGLVEETARLRERYGPELPLLQTIGYGEAALLLDGNLSREEAIARTCQRTRQFAKRQRTWFRRQHQPCWLSDADALNEAMTQIRSGLR; encoded by the coding sequence ATGCCCGATCCACAACCGCCACTCCCCACCGACACACCACTGGTGGTGGTGCTGCTTGGACCCACCGCCAGTGGCAAGACCGCCCTGGCGCTCGAGCTGGCGGAGCGCCTCGAGCTGGACGTGCTCAATGTGGATTCGAGGCAGCTTTACGCCGAAATGGATATCGGCACTGCCAAGCCAACGCCAGAGCAACGCCAGCGGGTGCCCCACCATCTGCTCGATCTGCGCCGCCCCGATCACCCCCTTACCCTGCAGGAGTTCCAGGCGATCGCCACCCCGATGGTCGAGGCCAGCCTGGCGCAGCGCGGCATCGCCTTTCTGGTGGGAGGCAGCGGCCTTTATCTCAAAGCCCTCACCGGTGGCCTGCGGCCACCGGCGGTGCCACCGCAGCCGGAACTCCGTGCCCAGCTGAACGCACTCGGGCAAACGGTGTGCCATCAACTGCTGCAGCAGGCCGACCCGACGGCAGCGGCCCGGATCGCCCCGGCCGACGCCATGCGCACCCAGCGGGCCCTGGAAGTGCTCTATGCCAGCGGCCATCCGATCAGCAGTCAGCAAGGCAGCAGCCCTCCGCCCTGGCGGGTGCTCGAACTGGGCCTCGATCCCGCCGACCTGCGCCAACGCATCAGCCGCCGCACCCAACAGCTCTATGCCGAGGGTCTGGTGGAGGAAACCGCCCGCCTGCGCGAGCGGTATGGCCCGGAGCTGCCCCTGCTGCAGACGATCGGCTATGGCGAGGCTGCTCTGCTGCTCGACGGCAACCTCAGCCGGGAGGAGGCGATCGCCCGCACCTGCCAGCGCACGCGCCAGTTCGCCAAACGGCAACGCACCTGGTTCCGCCGCCAGCATCAACCCTGCTGGCTGAGCGATGCGGATGCCCTCAACGAGGCGATGACACAGATCAGGAGCGGTCTAAGGTGA
- the gyrB gene encoding DNA topoisomerase (ATP-hydrolyzing) subunit B codes for MSEASKVQAAYGAEQIQVLEGLEPVRKRPGMYIGTTGPRGLHHLVYEVVDNSVDEALAGHCSEIRVVLGDDGSASVTDNGRGIPTDIHPRTGKSALETVLTVLHAGGKFGAGGYKVSGGLHGVGVSVVNALSEWVEVTVRRQGQVHRQRFERGAPIGSLASEPQPADENGRTGTSVCFKPDLEIFTGGIVFDYATLAARLRELAYLNGGVRIVFRDERESARNAEGDAHEEVYFYEGGIKEYVAYMNAEKDPLHPEIIYVNAEKDGVQVEAALQWCVDAYSDSILGFANNIRTVDGGTHIEGLKTVLTRTLNAFAKKRGKRKESDSNLAGENIREGLTAVLSVKVPEPEFEGQTKTKLGNTEVRGIVDSLVGEALSQYLEFNPSVIDMILEKAIQAFNAAEAARRARELVRRKSVLESSTLPGKLADCSSRDPAESEIYIVEGDSAGGSAKQGRDRRFQAILPLRGKILNIEKTDDARIYKNTEIQALITALGLGIKGEDFDAKNLRYHRVVIMTDADVDGAHIRTLLLTFFYRYQKELVEGGYIYIACPPLYKVERGKNHTYCYNEQDLQTTLAGFGEKANYTIQRFKGLGEMMPQQLWETTMDPTTRTMKRVEIEDALEADRIFTILMGDKVAPRREFIETHSAELDMDKLDI; via the coding sequence ATGAGCGAAGCCTCAAAAGTTCAGGCCGCCTACGGAGCCGAGCAGATCCAGGTGCTGGAAGGCCTGGAGCCGGTGCGCAAGCGCCCGGGGATGTACATCGGCACCACCGGCCCCCGCGGTCTGCACCACCTGGTGTACGAGGTGGTCGACAACTCGGTGGATGAGGCTCTGGCCGGCCACTGCTCCGAGATTCGGGTGGTGCTCGGCGACGACGGCTCCGCTTCCGTCACCGATAACGGCCGCGGCATCCCCACCGATATTCACCCCCGCACCGGCAAGAGCGCCCTCGAAACCGTGCTCACCGTGCTCCATGCCGGTGGCAAGTTCGGGGCCGGTGGCTACAAGGTGTCGGGTGGCCTGCACGGCGTGGGCGTGTCGGTGGTCAATGCCCTCTCCGAATGGGTGGAAGTCACCGTGCGCCGTCAGGGGCAGGTGCATCGCCAGCGCTTTGAACGTGGTGCCCCGATCGGCAGCCTCGCTTCCGAGCCCCAGCCGGCCGATGAGAACGGTCGCACCGGCACCAGCGTCTGTTTTAAGCCGGATCTCGAGATTTTCACCGGTGGCATCGTCTTCGATTACGCCACCCTGGCGGCGCGTCTGCGAGAGCTGGCCTACCTCAACGGCGGCGTGCGCATCGTCTTCCGCGATGAACGGGAGAGCGCCCGCAATGCCGAAGGCGACGCCCATGAGGAGGTGTACTTCTACGAAGGCGGCATCAAGGAATACGTCGCCTATATGAATGCGGAGAAGGATCCGCTCCATCCCGAAATCATCTATGTGAACGCCGAGAAGGATGGCGTTCAGGTGGAGGCAGCCCTGCAATGGTGCGTGGATGCCTATTCCGACAGCATCCTCGGTTTCGCCAACAACATCCGCACCGTGGATGGCGGCACCCATATCGAAGGCTTGAAAACGGTGCTCACCCGCACCCTCAATGCCTTCGCTAAGAAACGCGGTAAACGCAAGGAATCCGACTCCAACCTGGCCGGCGAAAATATTCGCGAGGGCCTCACAGCTGTGCTGTCGGTGAAAGTGCCGGAACCGGAATTCGAGGGACAGACGAAGACCAAGCTCGGCAACACCGAGGTGCGTGGCATCGTCGATAGCCTCGTGGGTGAGGCCCTCAGCCAATACCTGGAATTCAACCCCTCGGTGATCGACATGATCCTCGAGAAAGCGATCCAGGCCTTCAATGCGGCTGAGGCGGCCCGCCGCGCCCGCGAACTGGTGCGGCGCAAAAGTGTGCTGGAGAGCTCCACCCTCCCCGGCAAGCTGGCCGACTGCAGCTCCCGCGATCCGGCTGAATCCGAGATCTACATCGTGGAGGGCGATTCGGCTGGTGGCTCTGCCAAGCAGGGCCGTGACCGTCGCTTTCAGGCGATCCTTCCTTTGCGGGGCAAGATTCTTAACATCGAAAAAACCGATGATGCGCGGATCTACAAGAACACCGAAATTCAGGCCCTGATCACGGCCCTGGGCCTGGGGATCAAGGGTGAAGATTTTGACGCCAAAAACCTGCGCTACCACCGGGTGGTGATCATGACCGACGCCGATGTGGATGGCGCTCACATCCGCACCCTGTTGCTCACCTTCTTCTATCGCTATCAGAAAGAGTTGGTGGAGGGTGGCTACATCTACATCGCCTGTCCGCCCCTCTACAAAGTGGAGCGCGGCAAGAATCACACCTATTGCTACAACGAGCAGGATCTGCAAACCACGCTGGCCGGCTTCGGTGAGAAGGCCAACTACACCATCCAGCGCTTCAAGGGTCTGGGGGAAATGATGCCCCAGCAGCTCTGGGAAACCACGATGGATCCCACCACGCGCACGATGAAGCGGGTGGAGATCGAGGATGCGCTTGAGGCTGATCGCATCTTCACCATCTTGATGGGCGACAAGGTGGCGCCGCGGCGGGAATTCATCGAAACCCACAGCGCCGAACTCGACATGGACAAGCTCGACATCTGA
- a CDS encoding SH3 domain-containing protein has translation MPMAVTSVLRWSWLLGVALLAPAALPAGGADRRQPEVRRREAGGPLLSEADALLQGSPRVAAPTLRRLELGTPLQLLRRWRADNGQEWIQVQVARSAAMPADAQPQRGWLHG, from the coding sequence ATGCCGATGGCGGTGACCTCCGTGTTGCGTTGGAGCTGGCTGCTGGGTGTGGCCCTGCTCGCCCCAGCCGCCTTGCCCGCAGGCGGTGCTGATCGGCGTCAGCCGGAGGTGCGACGCCGCGAAGCCGGCGGGCCATTGCTCAGTGAAGCTGATGCCCTGTTGCAGGGATCGCCTCGTGTGGCCGCACCAACGCTGCGCCGCCTGGAGCTCGGCACGCCCCTGCAGCTGCTGCGCCGTTGGCGCGCCGACAATGGCCAGGAATGGATTCAGGTGCAGGTGGCTCGCAGCGCGGCGATGCCTGCGGACGCGCAACCCCAGCGCGGCTGGTTGCATGGCTGA
- a CDS encoding CrcB family protein: MAEPVLMPGQALLVGLGAIPGAWLRLRVVNHFEPIVPRKHWGTFTVNLIAAFALGLVLGLQTSGRCQPAAGGASPLMLLIAVGFFGSLSTFSTFAVELLNTLRQRHWAEALLLGVGSIVGGLLVAGLGYGLGLAEGAA; encoded by the coding sequence ATGGCTGAACCCGTCCTGATGCCCGGCCAGGCCCTGCTGGTGGGGCTGGGTGCCATTCCTGGCGCCTGGTTGCGTCTGCGAGTGGTGAACCACTTTGAGCCGATCGTGCCCCGTAAGCACTGGGGCACCTTCACGGTGAATCTGATCGCCGCCTTTGCCCTCGGTCTGGTGCTCGGTCTGCAGACCAGTGGCCGCTGCCAGCCTGCTGCCGGTGGGGCCTCGCCCCTGATGCTGCTGATCGCCGTGGGGTTCTTCGGTAGCCTCAGCACCTTTTCCACCTTTGCGGTGGAATTGCTCAACACCCTGCGCCAGCGGCACTGGGCGGAAGCGCTGCTGCTCGGTGTGGGCTCGATCGTCGGTGGCCTGCTGGTGGCTGGGCTCGGCTATGGCCTCGGTCTGGCGGAGGGGGCGGCATGA
- a CDS encoding CrcB family protein, which produces MTADPQAQQSSLSLRAELEELLLVAIGAALGALLRWQVGIHLHDKDVLVNVLGALILGWMVGRRVPPRWQLLVGIGFCGSLTTFSSWMVNSVALIAQGDWASAFGLLALTLGLGLGAAAAGFGVGRLRRPGQSRSPL; this is translated from the coding sequence ATGACGGCGGATCCGCAGGCACAGCAGAGCTCACTCAGCTTGAGGGCCGAACTGGAGGAGCTGCTGCTGGTGGCGATTGGAGCCGCCCTGGGCGCCCTGTTGCGCTGGCAGGTGGGCATCCACCTGCACGACAAAGACGTGCTCGTGAATGTGCTCGGCGCCTTGATCCTCGGCTGGATGGTTGGTCGCCGCGTGCCGCCCCGCTGGCAGCTGCTGGTGGGGATCGGCTTCTGCGGGTCGCTCACCACGTTCAGCAGCTGGATGGTGAACAGCGTGGCCCTGATCGCCCAGGGCGACTGGGCGTCTGCGTTTGGCCTGCTGGCGCTGACGTTGGGCCTGGGGCTGGGTGCCGCCGCCGCGGGATTCGGGGTCGGCCGGCTCAGGCGGCCAGGGCAGTCTCGATCGCCGCTTTGA
- a CDS encoding glutathione peroxidase has product MSVNVSAVTVRAADGSEKSLGDYSGQVLLIVNVASRCGFTKQYAGLQALQDAYGPKGLQVLGFPCNDFGAQEPGTLDEIKSFCSTTYGASFELFDKVHATGSTTEPYTTLNQTSPAGDVAWNFEKFLVGKDGTVIGRFKSGVTPEDPELKAAIETALAA; this is encoded by the coding sequence ATGAGCGTGAACGTGAGCGCCGTGACCGTGCGCGCCGCCGATGGCAGCGAGAAGAGCCTCGGCGACTACAGCGGCCAGGTGCTGCTGATCGTGAATGTGGCCAGCCGTTGCGGATTCACCAAGCAATACGCCGGCCTGCAGGCTCTGCAGGACGCCTACGGCCCCAAGGGACTGCAAGTGCTCGGCTTCCCCTGCAACGACTTCGGCGCTCAGGAGCCCGGCACGCTGGATGAGATCAAGAGCTTCTGCTCCACCACCTACGGCGCCAGTTTCGAACTGTTCGACAAGGTGCACGCGACGGGCAGCACCACCGAGCCTTACACCACCCTCAACCAGACCAGCCCCGCCGGCGATGTGGCTTGGAATTTCGAAAAATTCCTCGTGGGCAAGGACGGCACGGTGATCGGACGCTTCAAGAGCGGCGTTACCCCCGAGGATCCTGAGCTCAAAGCGGCGATCGAGACTGCCCTGGCCGCCTGA
- the mgtE gene encoding magnesium transporter: MDEAKGGAASASVTSADVAAVVAQQLEAMLATGNYDAVKMLLEPVQPVDIAEAIGSLPRTLQALAFRLLSKDEAIEVYEYLDPAVQQSLLERLRSGEVLELVEEMSPDDRVRLFDELPAKVVRRLLAELSPSERRVTAQLLGYAPETAGRLMTTEFIDLKEFHSAAQALTIVRRRARDTETIYSLYVTDGERRLTGILSLRDLVTADPEDRIGDVMTRDVVSVSTDTDQEEVARAIQRYDFLAVPVVDREQRLVGIVTVDDVIDVIEQEATRDIYAAGAVQAGDEDDYFQSNLFTVARRRVVWLAVLVVANGFTTEVIALNDGVLKQVVLLAAFIPLLIGTGGNVGAQSSTVVIRGLSTQRIQALGPLKAVGREAIAGALLGLLMLVVVVPFAWWRGEGPLVGAAVGISLMAITTLAATAGAALPLLFNRMGLDPALMSAPFITTATDVAGVFIYLRTAAWLLERLPAIAPPLAS, encoded by the coding sequence ATGGACGAGGCCAAAGGGGGGGCGGCATCGGCAAGCGTCACATCCGCTGACGTGGCAGCCGTGGTGGCACAACAGCTCGAGGCGATGCTCGCCACTGGCAACTACGACGCCGTCAAGATGCTGCTGGAGCCAGTGCAGCCGGTGGATATCGCCGAAGCGATCGGCAGCTTGCCCCGCACCCTCCAGGCCCTCGCCTTTCGTCTGCTCAGCAAGGACGAGGCGATTGAGGTGTACGAATATCTCGACCCGGCCGTGCAGCAGAGCCTGCTGGAACGCCTGCGTTCCGGTGAAGTGCTGGAACTGGTGGAGGAGATGTCACCCGATGACCGGGTGCGTTTGTTTGATGAGCTGCCGGCCAAGGTGGTGCGCCGGTTGCTGGCCGAGTTGAGCCCATCGGAACGGCGGGTCACCGCCCAGCTCCTCGGTTACGCGCCGGAAACCGCCGGTCGTCTGATGACGACCGAGTTCATCGACCTCAAGGAATTCCACAGTGCTGCCCAGGCGCTCACGATCGTGCGCCGTCGTGCCCGCGATACCGAGACCATCTACAGCTTGTATGTCACCGACGGCGAACGTCGCCTTACCGGCATCCTCTCCTTAAGAGATCTGGTAACGGCTGATCCGGAGGACCGGATCGGCGATGTGATGACTCGTGATGTGGTGAGCGTGAGCACCGACACCGACCAAGAGGAGGTTGCGCGCGCGATTCAGCGGTACGACTTCCTGGCCGTGCCGGTGGTGGATCGGGAGCAGCGGCTGGTGGGGATCGTCACCGTCGATGACGTGATCGATGTGATCGAGCAGGAGGCCACCCGCGACATCTATGCCGCCGGTGCTGTGCAGGCCGGTGACGAAGACGATTATTTCCAGAGCAATCTGTTCACCGTCGCCCGGCGTCGGGTGGTATGGCTGGCGGTGTTGGTGGTGGCCAATGGCTTCACCACCGAGGTGATTGCGCTCAACGACGGCGTGCTCAAGCAGGTGGTGCTGCTGGCCGCGTTCATCCCATTGCTGATTGGCACCGGTGGCAATGTCGGTGCTCAGAGCTCCACGGTGGTGATCCGCGGCCTGAGCACCCAGCGGATTCAGGCCCTCGGACCGCTGAAGGCGGTGGGCCGGGAGGCGATCGCCGGTGCTCTGCTCGGATTGCTGATGCTCGTGGTGGTGGTGCCCTTCGCCTGGTGGCGGGGCGAGGGCCCCCTGGTGGGTGCGGCCGTGGGCATCAGCTTGATGGCGATCACCACCCTGGCGGCAACGGCCGGGGCGGCGCTGCCGCTGCTGTTCAACCGCATGGGCCTCGACCCGGCCCTGATGTCGGCACCCTTCATCACCACCGCCACCGATGTGGCCGGGGTATTCATCTATTTGCGTACGGCCGCCTGGCTGCTGGAGCGCCTGCCTGCCATAGCGCCGCCGTTGGCGTCCTGA
- a CDS encoding RpoD/SigA family RNA polymerase sigma factor — MAVSPAPRAVSAKAVAAVPARASGDVDLVRSYLRDIGRVPLLSHQQEITLGRQVQELMELEALESELRDQRGGEAVPAGELATAAGLSALQLKRKLQAGRRAKERMVAANLRLVVSVAKKYTKRNMELLDLIQEGTIGLVRGVEKFDPTRGYKFSTYAYWWIRQGITRAIAEKSRTIRLPIHITEMLNKLKKGQRELSQELGRTPTVTELAAFVELPEEEVKDLMCRARQPVSLEMKVGDGDDTELLELLAGDGELPEEQVEVECLKGDLRDLLEQLPDLQRRVLRMRYGMDGEEPMSLTGIGRVIGISRDRVRNLERDGLAGLRRLSDQVEAYVAC; from the coding sequence ATGGCCGTCTCCCCAGCCCCCAGAGCCGTCAGCGCCAAAGCGGTCGCCGCTGTTCCAGCCCGTGCATCCGGCGACGTCGATCTGGTGCGTTCGTACCTGCGGGACATCGGTCGTGTGCCGTTGCTGAGCCATCAGCAGGAGATCACGTTGGGCCGCCAGGTGCAGGAGCTGATGGAGCTGGAAGCGCTGGAGTCTGAGCTGCGCGATCAGCGCGGTGGTGAGGCGGTGCCGGCAGGGGAATTGGCGACAGCGGCGGGGTTGAGTGCGCTGCAACTGAAGCGAAAGCTCCAGGCGGGCCGCCGCGCCAAAGAGCGGATGGTGGCGGCGAATTTGAGGTTGGTGGTGAGTGTGGCCAAGAAATACACCAAGCGGAATATGGAACTGCTGGACCTGATCCAGGAGGGAACGATCGGCCTGGTGCGGGGTGTGGAGAAATTCGACCCAACGCGGGGCTACAAGTTCAGTACGTATGCGTATTGGTGGATCCGTCAGGGGATCACGCGGGCGATTGCGGAGAAGAGCCGCACGATCCGGCTGCCGATCCACATCACCGAGATGCTCAACAAGCTGAAGAAAGGGCAGCGTGAACTGAGCCAGGAGCTGGGGCGCACACCGACGGTGACGGAACTGGCGGCATTTGTGGAACTGCCGGAGGAGGAGGTGAAAGACCTGATGTGCCGTGCGCGTCAGCCGGTGAGCCTGGAGATGAAGGTGGGGGATGGAGATGACACCGAATTGTTGGAGCTCTTGGCAGGTGATGGCGAATTGCCTGAGGAGCAGGTGGAGGTGGAGTGCTTGAAGGGCGACCTGCGGGATCTATTGGAACAACTGCCGGACCTGCAACGGCGTGTGTTGCGGATGCGGTATGGGATGGACGGCGAGGAGCCGATGAGCCTCACCGGGATTGGGCGCGTCATCGGCATCAGCCGTGATCGCGTCCGCAATCTGGAGCGCGACGGTCTGGCCGGTCTGCGCCGCCTCAGTGATCAGGTGGAGGCCTACGTCGCCTGCTGA
- a CDS encoding alpha/beta fold hydrolase — protein MATPTPPHRWPVPVGETWTWTPPVGAGIGPDHELSLEISWCEEPSTSAPLTSAAPLAVVLIHGFGACKEHWRHTLPSLGAHLPTYALDLVGFGNSSQPRARLADEQSDHHSLHYGFELWGAQVAAFCREIVGRPVLLVGNSIGGVVALRATQLLNADAGPSPCSGLVLIDCAQRLMDDKQLGRQPAWMAWIRPLLKAMVRQRWLSTALFRNAARPALIRQVLRQAYPSGAHVDEELVDLLYRPSRRPGAAEAFRGFINLFNDHLAPDLLAQLDLPVHLIWGEADPWEPVTEARAWAGRFPCIRSLQILPGVGHCPHDEAPELVNPLLLAIAEQTSRPQQMPDQRAPDQQAT, from the coding sequence ATGGCAACACCGACCCCTCCGCATCGGTGGCCGGTGCCGGTGGGTGAGACCTGGACCTGGACCCCGCCCGTCGGTGCTGGGATCGGCCCCGATCACGAGCTCAGCCTGGAGATCAGCTGGTGTGAAGAACCCTCAACCTCAGCGCCGCTGACCTCAGCCGCACCACTGGCTGTTGTGTTGATCCATGGCTTCGGCGCCTGCAAGGAGCACTGGCGCCACACCCTGCCCTCGCTTGGAGCCCACCTGCCCACCTACGCGCTCGACCTGGTGGGGTTCGGGAACAGCAGCCAACCGCGGGCCCGACTCGCCGATGAACAGAGCGACCACCACAGCCTGCACTACGGCTTTGAGCTCTGGGGCGCCCAGGTGGCCGCGTTCTGCCGGGAGATCGTAGGCCGGCCGGTGCTGCTGGTGGGCAATTCGATCGGCGGCGTCGTGGCCCTGCGCGCCACCCAGCTGCTGAACGCGGATGCGGGCCCGAGCCCATGCTCTGGTCTGGTGTTGATCGACTGCGCCCAGCGGCTGATGGACGACAAACAACTGGGCCGGCAGCCGGCCTGGATGGCCTGGATCCGGCCGCTACTGAAGGCGATGGTGCGCCAGCGCTGGCTGAGCACGGCCCTGTTCCGCAACGCCGCCCGACCGGCCCTGATCCGGCAGGTGCTTCGGCAGGCTTACCCCAGCGGCGCCCATGTGGATGAGGAGCTGGTGGACTTGCTTTATCGCCCGAGCCGGCGCCCCGGCGCTGCGGAAGCGTTCCGCGGCTTCATCAATCTCTTCAACGACCACCTCGCCCCGGATCTTTTAGCCCAACTGGATCTGCCGGTGCATCTGATCTGGGGTGAAGCCGATCCGTGGGAGCCGGTGACTGAAGCCCGGGCCTGGGCCGGACGTTTCCCCTGTATTCGTTCGCTTCAGATCCTTCCCGGCGTTGGCCACTGCCCCCACGACGAAGCGCCGGAACTGGTGAATCCGCTGCTCCTAGCCATCGCCGAGCAGACGAGTCGCCCTCAGCAGATGCCCGATCAGAGGGCGCCCGATCAGCAGGCGACGTAG
- a CDS encoding efflux RND transporter periplasmic adaptor subunit, translating to MRGPLACTAIAATLLVGCSKPKQPAQQFLTVKTAQINEATFNPSVEAISTLESTTNVALRPETDGRVVKIIATEGQRVKAGQPILVLDNVQQSAALNAARAQARTDKLNAERYEFLYKQGAASAKTRDQYATQAIASRDQALASAATLGYKYVRSPIDGVVGDLDTVKLGDYVKTGQAITGIVDNSTLWTLMQIPATQAGRVKVGQTVNVSSQTTPPVTGVGSVTFISPYFGISGSQQSPNTLMVKATFPNLTGQLKTGQFVKSQIITGQTQALAVPVQAVFMQAQQPFVYVVVPLSKALPKIKASTVIPAASKKKLESLPTSTPIVVQKPVQLGTLQNNLYPIQSGLSRGETVVVSNTALLSNGMPVKLASKSGSN from the coding sequence GTGAGAGGTCCTCTGGCCTGCACCGCGATTGCGGCGACGTTGCTGGTGGGCTGCAGCAAACCGAAGCAACCGGCTCAACAGTTCCTGACCGTGAAAACGGCTCAGATCAACGAGGCCACCTTCAATCCCAGCGTGGAAGCGATCAGCACGCTCGAATCCACCACCAACGTGGCCCTGCGGCCGGAAACCGACGGACGGGTGGTGAAGATCATCGCCACCGAAGGCCAGCGCGTGAAGGCAGGCCAGCCAATCCTGGTGCTCGACAACGTGCAACAGAGCGCCGCCCTCAACGCGGCCCGCGCCCAGGCCCGCACCGACAAGCTCAACGCCGAGCGCTACGAGTTCCTTTACAAACAGGGTGCAGCTTCAGCCAAAACTCGCGATCAATACGCCACTCAGGCGATCGCCTCCCGCGATCAGGCCCTCGCCAGCGCCGCAACCCTTGGATACAAATACGTGCGGTCGCCGATCGACGGGGTCGTGGGCGACCTCGACACGGTGAAGTTGGGCGATTACGTCAAAACCGGTCAGGCGATCACCGGCATCGTCGACAATTCCACCCTGTGGACGCTGATGCAGATCCCGGCCACCCAGGCCGGTCGAGTGAAGGTGGGGCAAACGGTGAATGTGAGTTCCCAGACCACACCACCGGTCACCGGCGTCGGCAGCGTCACCTTCATCTCTCCCTATTTCGGCATCTCAGGCAGCCAGCAATCGCCGAACACCCTGATGGTGAAGGCCACTTTCCCGAACCTCACCGGACAGTTGAAGACCGGACAGTTTGTCAAGAGTCAGATCATCACCGGCCAGACCCAGGCGTTGGCTGTGCCAGTGCAGGCGGTGTTCATGCAGGCGCAGCAACCTTTCGTGTATGTGGTGGTTCCCCTGAGCAAAGCGCTCCCCAAGATCAAGGCCTCCACGGTGATCCCGGCAGCGAGCAAGAAAAAACTGGAAAGCCTTCCTACCAGCACGCCGATCGTGGTGCAGAAACCGGTGCAACTGGGCACACTGCAGAACAATCTCTATCCGATCCAATCCGGCCTCAGCCGCGGTGAAACGGTGGTGGTCAGCAACACCGCCTTGCTGAGCAACGGCATGCCGGTGAAGCTCGCCAGCAAGAGCGGGAGCAACTGA